A genomic stretch from Oxobacter pfennigii includes:
- a CDS encoding CPC_1213 family protein: MSNDNNMKSTKNKKKEDGKFHSKHIKHDPNAESARAIFGLNNQDSEEEK; this comes from the coding sequence ATGAGTAATGATAATAATATGAAAAGCACTAAAAATAAAAAGAAAGAAGATGGGAAATTCCATTCCAAGCATATTAAGCATGATCCTAATGCCGAAAGTGCCCGAGCTATTTTTGGCTTAAACAATCAGGATTCGGAAGAAGAAAAATGA
- a CDS encoding HDIG domain-containing metalloprotein, producing MYLNDVCSDPPFSQYPLDILYRLKNTEQSLKHHPEGSVWNHTMLVVDEAAEVKLQSRNPAVFMWAALLHDIGKPSTTKIRKGRLTAYDHDKVGAELSKRFLQEFSDDRLFIHEVSELIRYHMQILFVLKDLPFADIKGMGHNTDIHEVALLGLCDRLGRANCDRNKEQVNIQLFLQKCNFVLSERASIHQR from the coding sequence GTGTATCTAAACGATGTGTGCTCTGACCCGCCATTTAGCCAATATCCATTGGATATACTTTACAGGCTGAAGAACACGGAGCAATCTTTAAAGCATCATCCCGAAGGCAGTGTTTGGAACCATACCATGCTTGTGGTGGATGAGGCTGCAGAAGTAAAATTACAAAGCCGTAACCCGGCGGTCTTTATGTGGGCGGCTCTTTTACATGACATCGGAAAGCCTTCTACCACCAAAATCAGAAAAGGAAGGCTCACTGCATATGATCACGATAAGGTTGGCGCAGAACTGTCAAAAAGGTTTTTACAGGAGTTTTCCGATGACCGTCTTTTTATCCATGAAGTATCTGAACTAATCCGGTACCATATGCAGATACTATTCGTGCTGAAGGACTTGCCATTTGCCGACATAAAAGGCATGGGGCACAATACGGATATACACGAGGTAGCGCTACTTGGTTTATGTGACAGGTTAGGCAGAGCAAATTGTGACCGCAACAAGGAACAGGTCAACATCCAATTGTTTCTTCAAAAATGCAATTTTGTTTTATCTGAAAGAGCATCTATTCATCAGAGATGA